A single Danio rerio strain Tuebingen ecotype United States chromosome 17, GRCz12tu, whole genome shotgun sequence DNA region contains:
- the klhl28 gene encoding kelch-like protein 28, whose protein sequence is MEQQAKSYMFASLTRPHSEQLLQGLQLLRQDHELCDIVLRVGDAKIHAHKVVLASISPYFKAMFTGNLSEKETSEVEFQCIDEAALKAIVEYAYTGTVFISQETVESLLPAANLLQVKLVLKECCSFLESQLDAGNCIGISRFAETYGCHDLCLAASKFICQHFEEVCQTEEFFELTRAELDDIVSNDCLNVLTEESVFYALESWIKYDVSERQQHLAQLLHCVRLPLLSVKFLTRLYEANHLIRDDHACKHLLNEALKYHFMPEHRLSYQTVLSTRPRCAPKVLLAVGGKAGLFATLESMEMYFPQTDSWLGLAPLPVPRYEFGVAVLEQQVYVLGGIATHMRQGISYRRHESSVERWHPDTNTWSSERRMAESRSTLGVVVLAGELYALGGYDGQYYLQSVEKYLPKLKEWQPVAPMTKSRSCFATAVLDGMIYAIGGYGPAHMNSVERYDPSKDSWDMVAPMADKRINFGVGVMLGFIFVVGGHNGVSHLSSIERYDPYQNQWTACRPMNEPRTGVGSAVVDNLLYVVGGHSGSSYLNAVQRYDPLTDGWIDASGMMYCRCNFGLTAL, encoded by the exons atggagCAGCAGGCGAAGTCGTACATGTTTGCGAGCCTGACGCGGCCTCACTCCGAGCAGCTCCTGCAGGGTCTGCAGCTCCTCCGGCAGGATCATGAGCTCTGCGATATCGTGCTGCGCGTGGGCGACGCGAAGATCCACGCACACAAGGTGGTGCTGGCCAGCATCAGCCCCTACTTCAAGGCCATGTTCACCGGAAACCTGTCCGAGAAGGAGACCTCCGAGGTGGAGTTCCAGTGCATCGACGAGGCCGCGctcaag GCTATAGTGGAGTACGCATACACAGGCACCGTCTTCATCTCACAGGAAACGGTGGAGTCTCTACTTCCTGCCGCCAACCTGCTGCAGGTGAAGCTGGTGCTGAAGGAGTGCTGCAGTTTCCTGGAGAGTCAGCTGGACGCCGGAAACTGTATCGGCATCTCCCGCTTCGCCGAGACCTACGGCTGCCACGACCTGTGCCTCGCCGCCAGCAAGTTCATCTGCCAGCACTTCGAGGAG GTGTGCCAGACGGAGGAGTTCTTCGAGCTGACGCGCGCCGAGCTGGACGACATCGTGTCGAACGACTGCCTGAACGTGCTGACGGAGGAGAGCGTCTTCTACGCGCTGGAGTCCTGGATAAAGTACGACGTGTCGGAGCGGCAGCAGCACCTGGCTCAGCTCCTGCACTGCGTCCGGCTGCCGTTGCTGAGCGTCAAGTTCCTGACGCGACTCTACGAGGCCAATCACCTGATCCGGGACGACCACGCCTGCAAACACCTGCTCAACGAGGCGCTCAAGTACCACTTCATGCCTGAACACCGGCTCTCCTACCAGACCGTCCTGTCCACACGGCCCCGCTGCGCTCCCAAAGTACTGCTCGCTGTGGGGGGGAAAGCAGGACTGTTCGCCACACTGGAGag tatgGAGATGTACTTCCCGCAGACGGACTCGTGGTTGGGTCTGGCTCCTCTGCCTGTACCGCGGTATGAGTTTGGGGTGGCAGTGCTGGAGCAGCAGGTGTATGTGCTGGGGGGTATCGCCACACACATGCGGCAGGGCATCAGCTACCGGCGACACGAGAGCAGTGTGGAGCGCTGGCACCCCGACACCAACACCTGGAGCTCAGAGCGCCGCATGGCCGAGTCGCGCAGCACACTGGGGGTGGTGGTGCTGGCCGGAGAACTGTACGCGCTGGGCGGATACGACGGACAGTATTACCTGCAGTCAGTGGAGAAATACCTGCCCAAGCTGAAGGAGTGGCAGCCTGTCGCCCCCATGACCAAATCACGCAGCTGCTTCGCCACCGCCGTGCTGGACGGCATGATCTACGCCATCGGCGGATACGGACCCGCACACATGAACAG tgtggagaGGTACGACCCCAGCAAAGACTCCTGGGATATGGTGGCACCGATGGCGGATAAACGCATCAACTTTGGCGTGGGTGTGATGCTGGGCTTCATCTTCGTGGTGGGAGGACACAACGGCGTCTCGCATTTATCCAGCATCGAGAGATACGACCCCTACCAGAACCAGTGGACGGCCTGCAGACCCATGAACGAGCCACgcacag gcgtgGGCTCAGCGGTGGTGGATAATCTGCTGTATGTGGTGGGGGGTCACTCGGGCTCCTCGTACCTGAACGCAGTGCAGCGTTACGACCCGCTGACGGACGGCTGGATCGACGCCTCCGGCATGATGTACTGCCGCTGTAACTTTGGCCTCACGGCTCTTTGA
- the gb:bm035769 gene encoding uncharacterized protein C14orf28 homolog, translated as MEADFCSLTDTEELQSFITHSERTKTLFEEIRASISSNVEGERSFWRPVLPWGGVFSIRAGRRAIASTPLYVEISLKNTCTIDGFLMLLYVILRDNHSFAREVALFLGKRFVQHFLYLMDSCDYTTVKMLWIWDRMSKRQYRSEIHHAALEIDLFGNEHENFTKNLENLMSTVQESWCSNWSCPSRFQEHLLKTICIRPPHEFPDKGLIQRSLDEFFCPRLQLCQELQCEGLREFSTRLFCHGPPPFVILNMQMWSSEELELSYLPYHLELSQQRYSLEGATLFSRDDHHYSAVFQMDGCWLHYDGLRTDNLVLLREPPALLLLSSLVYIRNTHK; from the exons ATGGAGGCAGATTTCTGTTCATTAACAGACACAGAGGAGCTGCAGAGCTTCATAACACACAGCGAGAg GACCAAGACTCTGTTTGAGGAGATCCGCGCCTCCATCAGCAGTAATGTGGAGGGCGAGCGCTCCTTCTGGAGACCCGTGCTGCCGTGGGGCGGCGTCTTCAGCATCCGGGCGGGCCGCAGAGCCATCGCCAGCACACCGCTGTATGTGGAGATCAGCCTGAAGAACACCTGCACCATCGACGGCTTCCTCATGCTGCTGTACGTCATCCTGCGGGACAACCACAGCTTCGCCAGAGag GTGGCGCTGTTCCTGGGCAAACGCTTCGTCCAGCACTTCCTGTACCTGATGGACTCGTGCGACTACACCACGGTGAAGATGCTGTGGATCTGGGACCGCATGTCCAAACGGCAGTACCGCTCCGAGATCCACCACGCGGCGCTGGAGATCGACCTGTTCGGGAACGAACACGAGAACTTCACCAAGAACCTGGAGAACCTGATGTCCACCGTGCAGGAGAGCTGGTGCTCCAACTGGAGCTGCCCGTCCCGCTTTCAGGAGCACCTGCTCAAGACCATCTGCATCAG GCCTCCTCATGAGTTTCCAGATAAAGGCCTGATCCAGCGGTCTCTGGACGAGTTCTTCTGCCCGCGGCTGCAGCTCTGCCAGGAGCTCCA atgtgaGGGTCTGCGTGAGTTCAGCACGAGGCTCTTCTGTCATGGTCCTCCCCCGTTCGTGATTCTCAACATGCAGATGTGGAGCTCAGAGGAGCTGGAGCTGTCCTACCTGCCCTATCACCTGGAGCTCTCCCAGCAAAG gtactCTCTGGAAGGCGCCACACTCTTCAGCAGGGACGATCATCATTACTCTGCCGTGTTTCAGATGGACGGCTGCTGGCTGCATTATGACGGTCTGCGCACGGATAATCTGGTGCTGCTGCGTGAACCGCCGGCGCTGCTGCTGCTGTCCTCACTCGTCtacatcagaaacacacacaaatga